A region of Salirhabdus salicampi DNA encodes the following proteins:
- a CDS encoding DMT family transporter, which translates to MSKNAGVFLVLFAAMLWGTTGTAQAFAPSEANPLIIGALRLAVGGGALLLFVCLKGKLKKGNWPLLITGIGGISMAAYQPLFFSAVSMSGVAVGTVVAIGSAPILAGLLEVFIYKKMPKIQWWFATMIGISGVLLLFNPFQSESFNGVGIFMAIGAGLSFAVYTLVSKQLLQSQNSEAVVGVIFFLAALLLLPIFFFFPLQWILEVGGFITILHLGLLATALAYLLFSKGLNDLPASHAVTLSLAEPLTAACLGVFLLKETLTFTNTIGIALVFMGLILLTVRKRARNEEDVKQVI; encoded by the coding sequence ATGAGTAAAAATGCAGGTGTTTTTTTAGTTTTATTTGCGGCAATGTTATGGGGCACAACAGGTACTGCACAAGCATTTGCTCCAAGTGAGGCTAACCCTCTTATTATTGGGGCGCTACGTTTAGCTGTTGGGGGAGGAGCTTTATTACTGTTTGTATGCTTAAAGGGGAAATTAAAAAAAGGGAACTGGCCGTTACTTATTACGGGCATAGGGGGGATAAGTATGGCGGCTTATCAACCACTATTTTTCTCAGCAGTATCGATGAGTGGAGTTGCTGTCGGAACAGTTGTTGCAATTGGCAGTGCCCCTATTCTGGCAGGTTTATTAGAAGTTTTTATTTACAAAAAGATGCCGAAAATTCAATGGTGGTTTGCGACTATGATCGGCATTTCTGGAGTGCTACTTTTGTTCAATCCGTTTCAGTCTGAATCGTTCAATGGTGTTGGAATCTTTATGGCGATAGGCGCTGGACTTTCTTTTGCTGTTTACACATTAGTAAGCAAGCAGTTGTTACAAAGCCAAAATTCTGAAGCCGTTGTAGGGGTTATCTTTTTTCTGGCAGCTCTATTGTTGTTACCTATATTTTTCTTCTTTCCATTGCAATGGATACTAGAGGTTGGAGGTTTCATAACGATTTTACACTTAGGGTTGTTGGCTACCGCATTAGCTTATTTATTGTTTTCAAAAGGTCTAAATGATCTTCCAGCGTCACATGCTGTTACCCTTTCACTAGCTGAACCGTTGACTGCTGCCTGTTTAGGCGTATTCCTGTTGAAAGAAACGTTGACTTTTACTAATACCATTGGGATAGCTCTCGTATTTATGGGGTTAATCCTCTTAACTGTACGTAAACGGGCAAGGAACGAGGAAGATGTAAAACAAGTAATCTAG
- the dhaK gene encoding dihydroxyacetone kinase subunit DhaK gives MKKIINDPNQVVQDMLAGIVSAHPDDVKQVPNTTVIARKDAPVANKVALVSGGGSGHEPAHAGYIGKGMLDAAVAGEVFTSPTPDQVHEAIKAVDSGNGVFLVIKNYTGDVMNFEMAAEMAAAEGIQVEQVVVNDDVAVEDSSFTTGRRGIAGTVFVHKIAGAKAEAGGSLEEVKGVAEKVVANVRSMGMALTPCTVPAAGKPSFTLEDNEMEVGMGIHGEPGIERKVISSADAIAEELTGKVLEDIDYSNSEVAVMVNGLGSTPEMELYILNNKVQQILSDKGINVYKTFVGEYMTSLEMAGCSVTLLKLDDELKELLDAPSSAPAFRK, from the coding sequence ATGAAAAAAATTATTAATGATCCAAACCAAGTGGTCCAAGATATGTTGGCCGGTATTGTTTCAGCACATCCAGATGATGTAAAACAAGTACCAAATACTACGGTTATTGCGAGAAAGGATGCACCAGTTGCTAATAAGGTTGCGTTAGTGAGTGGTGGGGGTAGCGGACATGAACCAGCACACGCTGGCTATATTGGTAAAGGAATGTTAGATGCTGCTGTAGCTGGAGAAGTTTTTACATCACCTACACCGGACCAAGTACATGAAGCGATAAAAGCAGTTGATAGCGGAAACGGTGTTTTTTTAGTTATCAAAAACTATACAGGGGATGTTATGAATTTTGAAATGGCAGCTGAAATGGCAGCAGCTGAAGGAATCCAAGTAGAACAAGTAGTTGTTAATGATGATGTAGCTGTTGAAGATAGTTCATTTACAACTGGTCGGCGCGGAATTGCAGGAACTGTCTTCGTACATAAAATTGCAGGCGCAAAAGCGGAAGCAGGTGGGTCATTAGAAGAAGTAAAAGGTGTAGCAGAAAAGGTCGTAGCGAATGTTCGCTCGATGGGCATGGCCTTAACTCCATGTACGGTTCCTGCTGCTGGAAAACCAAGTTTTACGTTAGAAGATAATGAAATGGAAGTTGGCATGGGAATCCATGGAGAACCAGGAATAGAGCGAAAAGTCATTTCTTCTGCTGATGCTATTGCAGAGGAATTAACAGGAAAAGTGTTAGAAGATATCGATTATTCGAACAGTGAAGTTGCAGTTATGGTAAATGGACTAGGATCTACACCTGAAATGGAGCTTTATATTTTAAATAACAAAGTACAACAAATTTTGAGTGATAAAGGGATTAATGTTTATAAAACATTTGTCGGAGAATATATGACATCCTTGGAAATGGCTGGTTGTTCTGTAACACTTTTGAAATTGGATGATGAATTAAAAGAATTGTTAGATGCTCCTTCATCTGCACCAGCGTTCCGTAAATAA
- the dhaL gene encoding dihydroxyacetone kinase subunit DhaL: MNFQVNEVRQWIELTNEKIQRNKEYLTELDQAIGDGDHGINMARGFQEVVNKTSSSEYTSVSDILKDVAMTLMSKVGGASGPLYGTAFLKMSMALKDKDVVDYNSLVLAIDQALQGIIQRGKANEREKTLVDVWAPVVKFLQDRTTFHADKLIQVAEKAMDDTKDLMAIKGRAAYLKERSIGHLDPGSVSSYYLFQSLGEAIKGGS; this comes from the coding sequence ATGAATTTCCAAGTAAATGAAGTAAGACAATGGATCGAATTAACAAACGAAAAAATACAAAGGAACAAGGAATATTTAACGGAGTTAGACCAAGCCATTGGGGATGGGGATCATGGAATCAATATGGCTCGGGGGTTTCAAGAAGTGGTTAACAAAACGAGTTCCTCCGAGTATACGTCAGTATCAGATATATTAAAAGATGTAGCGATGACTTTAATGTCAAAAGTGGGAGGCGCCTCAGGACCGCTATACGGAACTGCTTTTTTAAAGATGTCAATGGCTCTTAAAGATAAGGATGTAGTAGACTACAATAGTTTGGTTCTAGCTATTGACCAAGCATTGCAAGGAATAATTCAAAGAGGAAAAGCTAATGAGCGGGAGAAAACACTCGTTGATGTTTGGGCGCCAGTCGTAAAGTTTTTACAAGATCGTACAACCTTTCATGCAGATAAACTTATCCAAGTTGCAGAAAAAGCAATGGACGATACTAAGGACTTGATGGCGATAAAAGGAAGAGCTGCATATTTAAAAGAAAGATCAATCGGTCACTTAGATCCGGGTTCAGTCTCATCCTATTACCTATTCCAATCACTGGGCGAAGCAATTAAAGGGGGCTCATAA
- the dhaM gene encoding dihydroxyacetone kinase phosphoryl donor subunit DhaM, whose protein sequence is MSYVGIVLISHSVKVVEGIHELVRQVEKNVPIEIAGGTDDLEIGTSVEKIQNAIEKAYSDKGVVILFDLGSAIMNAELALEITGYENVKIADAPLLEGSYVAAVEAGMGKTLEEVVKTAEETRTSNKIHS, encoded by the coding sequence ATGTCATATGTAGGTATTGTATTAATCTCACATAGCGTAAAAGTTGTTGAAGGAATTCACGAACTCGTACGTCAAGTCGAAAAGAATGTTCCAATTGAAATTGCTGGTGGAACAGATGATCTGGAAATTGGTACAAGTGTAGAAAAGATACAAAATGCGATTGAAAAGGCATACAGTGATAAAGGGGTTGTGATTTTATTTGACCTCGGAAGTGCTATCATGAATGCAGAGTTGGCCTTAGAAATCACAGGATATGAGAATGTTAAGATTGCAGATGCTCCACTACTTGAGGGAAGCTATGTTGCCGCAGTAGAGGCGGGTATGGGGAAAACATTAGAAGAAGTAGTAAAGACTGCTGAAGAAACACGCACCTCAAACAAAATTCACTCATAA
- a CDS encoding YggT family protein — translation MKGVSVVIYLIHGVIGIAQTILGLRIVLKLFGASTNAPFVQWIYKTSQPLLHPFEGIFPTKVLDGNFIIEFSSLFALLMYSLIGYFLTRIVLTVDNKVGR, via the coding sequence ATGAAAGGTGTAAGTGTTGTAATCTATTTAATTCATGGTGTAATTGGTATTGCTCAAACAATTTTAGGACTTCGTATCGTATTAAAACTATTTGGTGCTTCTACTAATGCCCCTTTCGTTCAATGGATTTATAAAACAAGTCAACCATTACTCCACCCCTTTGAAGGGATTTTTCCAACAAAAGTGTTAGATGGAAACTTTATTATAGAATTTTCGTCTCTTTTTGCACTTCTGATGTACAGTTTAATCGGCTATTTCCTAACAAGAATCGTGTTAACAGTTGATAATAAGGTTGGCAGGTAA